ACGATCTTCTGCATTACAGGAGATGGCTGCTTTATGATGCTAGGCGCGGAGATTAATGCTGCTGTCTGCAAGGATATTCCTGTCATATTCATTGTTGTAAATAATAAACAGCTAGATATGGCTCTTAAAGGTATGGAAAAAACTACAGGGCGTATTGACGGAACTATCTACGAAGTCCCTATGGACGCTGTGAAGTTCGCAGAATCATTAGGCGCTACGGGCTACAAATGTGAGACATCGGAAGAATTCGAAACAGCTATCAAGGACGCTGTTGCAATCAACCGTGTTGCCGTCATTGAACTGTTAACAAACCGTGATGAGGTCCCTCCGACTGCTCACCGTACTTTGAACCTAAATTAGGAGGTCACTATGAAAGACAATGTAAACAGTGGTCTTAACCACTTCACGAATCTCTCAGGAGACTACGGTGCTAAAGCACTGGCTCCGATTAAAGAACATTTCCCTGACTTGGCTGAATTTATTATGGGAAATGCTTACGGCGATATTTTTCAACGTAACACCATTGAAGCTGACTGGAAGGAAATCGCAGTTATCTCTTCTCTGATTGCGATGGGTCAGTTCGATCAATTGGGTGTTCATTATGTCATGGCTCTTCGTGTAGGAGTTACTGTAGAACAACTCAAAGGTATTCTATTACACTTAGTACCCGCTATAGGGGCACCTAGAATCATCACGGCTTTTAATATCCTTCTCGAAACGATTGAAGAAATTCAGTAATTATTGGTTCGACACATTTCGACTTTATTATTGCATATCAAAGATTTATATGCCTATAATAGAGTTAAAATATTCCAATATATGCTGTGTATTGTCGAAACTTGACGTTAAAAACAGTTTATATGGATATTCACATGACTGTAAATTACAGTCAAACTATTTCTAGAAAAATTCAAATTATGGGAGAGATTTAGACATGGGACAATTTATTTTGAAGACAGACACTACTAAAAAAGTAATCAATATTGAGCTGGAAGGAACATTTTCTGAAGAAGATGGCCTGAAATCCATCCAAGCTTATCAACAAACTATCAATCCTATCAATCCAGTAGACTATGAATTGCAAATCGACTGCAGAAAGCTTAACGTAACAGCACCTGATGTTGTACCTCTTTTGGAAGGTTGCTTTGTAATGTTTAAGAATGATGGATTTGTAAAAGTAAATCTAACGCTTGAGAATAACCCAATCCTTAAAATGCAACTAGCTCGTCTAGGCCGTAAAGCCGGACTCGATAACATCGAGATCATTTCTATCGTTACAGTTTAGTACTTCACTTATCTTAAAACAAGCATAAACGCCTTCGGCGTCCTTACAAGGACGGTAAGCGTTTAAGCGAGAAATATAAGGATAATTTATAGCATGGAACATATAAATCCTTATATTTTTAAAAGTATACTATCGAGTCTTTCAGGAGGAGTCATATGACCGGAATTCGTATTCAAGACATTGATATCTATCATCCTAGCAATAAAGTTGGTAATGACTTTTT
The window above is part of the Paenibacillus sp. FSL K6-0276 genome. Proteins encoded here:
- a CDS encoding carboxymuconolactone decarboxylase family protein → MKDNVNSGLNHFTNLSGDYGAKALAPIKEHFPDLAEFIMGNAYGDIFQRNTIEADWKEIAVISSLIAMGQFDQLGVHYVMALRVGVTVEQLKGILLHLVPAIGAPRIITAFNILLETIEEIQ